The DNA sequence GGCGTGGTCCTGAACGCGCCCAACCTCGGCTGGCGGGAGGTGGCCTTCGGCGCGCTCCTGGCCGCCGAGCTCCGGCTGCCGGTGCGCATCGCCAACGACCTCTCGGTGGCGGCCTGGGGTGAGCGGGCCTTCGGCGCGGCGCGCGGGGTGGACGACGCGGTGCTGGCCTTCGTCGGCTCCGGCGTGGGGGCCGGCCTCATCCTGGGCGGGCGGCTGCACGACGGCGCCAGCGGGGTGGCCGGCGAGCTGGGCCACATCAAGGTGGCGCCGCGCGGCGCCGCGCCGCGCCAGTGCGGCTGCGGCGAGTGGGGCTGCCTCGAGGCCTACGTCGGCGGCATGAACCTGGCCGCGCGCGTGCGGGAGGACCTGGCGGAGGGGAAGGGGGCGGCCGTGCTGGCCGCCGCCGGCGGTGATCCCTCCAAGGTGTCGGCCTCGGCGGTGGAGGCCGCCTACACCGGCGGCGACCCCTACGCGCGCGAGCTGTGGTCCGAGGCCGGCGAGCTGCTCGGCACCGCGCTCGCCAACCTGTGCACCCTGCTCAACCCGGCGCGCCTGGTGCTGGGCGGCGGGGTGCTGCTGGGCTGCCCCCACCTGCTGCGTATTTCGCACGCCCACCTGCACGATCGCACGCTGCGGGCGGCGCGCGGCGCCCTGGTGGTGGTGCCGGCCGGGCTGGGCGACGACGCCGGCGTGGTGGGCGCGGCGCTGCTCGGTCCCGGGGTCTGCTGACCCATACGAGCAGTGATCCGAACGGCGCGATCCGATCACCCATCGTGAAAATCCGGGTTCACGGGGAGCCATACCCGTTCGGATCGTGCGGCGGGGCAGGCGATCCACGCGATCACTTTTCTGTTGCGGTTCCTTGACGGGATCGATCCGGCATTGATAACGTGCGCGCACATTGTCCATTCCGAAGTCCTTACGAAGTGAATGGACGTTCCGAGGAGGGAACACATGGCTGCCAAGAAGACCGCGAAGAAGGTTGTGAAGAAGGCTGCGAAGAAGGCCGCGAAGAAGAAGTAGTTGGCCTTTGCAGCACGCTGTGCCGCGGCCGCCTTCGGGCGGCCGCAGCCTTTTGTGGGCCCGGATCTCGCTGGTGGCAGGGCCTCTCGAGGCGGTCGCACCCGCCGTGTCGGCCGACCAGCGCACCCCGAGGAGCCCCGTGTCCCTCTCCACCGACGAGCTCGACCTGCTGCTCTCCGAGCTCGCGCCGCTGTGCGGCGCCCGGGTGGACGCGGTGCGGTGCCACGCCGAGCGGGCCCTCACCCTCGAGCTGCACGGGCGCGGCCGCGAGGCGCTGCTGCTCCTCTCCGCCGAGGCCGACGCCACCCGCCTGCACGTGGCGACGGCCCGCCCGCCCCAGCCGGAGACCCCCTTCGGCTGGCAGGGGCTGCTGCGGCGCGAGCTGGAGGGCGCGCGGCTGGCCGGCCTGGCCCGCTGGCCGGGCGACCGGGTGGTGGCGCTCACCTTCGAGCGGGCGGCCGGCCCGGCGGTGCTGGTGGCCGAGCTGACCGGCCGCCACGGCAACCTCTTCCTGCTCGACGCCGAGGGGACCATCCGCGCCAGCGCCGGCCGGAACCTCTCCACGCGGCGCGAGCTCGTCCCGGGAAAGCGGTACGTGGCGCCCGAGCACCCCTCACCCCGGCCCTCTCCCCAGGGGGGAGAGGGAGGGGTGGCTTCGAGCCCTCGCCCTCAGCGGTTCGCCGACGAGCTCGCGGTCCCCTCACCCCGGCCCTCTCCCCGGGGGGGAGAGGGAGAAGGAGCCCCGTTCCCCTTGTCGGCGGCCGTCGAGCGCCACTACCTGGCGCAGGAGGAGGCCCGCGCCCTGGCCGAGGCGCGCAAGCGGCTGCGCGAGCCGGCCCGGGCGGCCCTGGCCCGCGGCCGCCGGGCCCTCGAGAAGCTGGCCGACGAGGCGGCGCGGGTGCCGGCGGCGGAGGGCGACCGGCGGCTGGGCGACCTCCTCAAGGCCCACCTGCACGCCGTCAAGCGGGGCCAGCACGAGGTGGAGGTCACCGAGTGGACCGAGGAGGGGCCGCGCCAGGTGGTGGTGCCCCTCGACCCGGCCCTGGGGCCAAAGGAGAACCTGGAGCGGCTCTACAGGCGCTTCCGGCGCATCACCGAGAGCGCCGCCCGGGTGCAGGCGCGCCTGGCCGAGGTGCAGGCCCGGGACGCCGCCCTGGTGGCGCTGCTGGCGGCCGTGGACGCGGCCAGCGTCGACGCCCTGCCGCGGCTGGAGCGCCAGGCCCGCGCCATGGGGGCCGGCCCGCGCCCGGCGCCCCGGCCGCGCCGGCGCGACGACCAGCCGGCGCCGCCCTACCGCGCCTTCCGGTCGGCGGCCGGCCTGCCCATCCTGGTGGGGCGCGGCGCCGCCGAGAACGACCAGCTGACCCGCCGGGTGGCGCGCGGCAACGACCTGTGGCTGCACGCCCGCGGCCTGGCCGGCGCCCACGTGGTGGTGCGGCTCGGCAAGGCGGCCCCCGACCAGGAGACCTTCCTGGACGCGGCCCACCTGGCGGTCCACTTCTCCGACGGCCGCGGCGAGCCGCAGGTGGAGGTGGCCGCCACCCGGGTGAAGCACGTCAAGAAGGCCAGGGGGGCGGCGCCCGGCGCGGTCACCTACAGCCAGGAGCGGGTGGTGCTGCTGCGCCTGGAGCCGGCGCGCCTGGCCCGGCTGCTGGCCGAGGAAGAGGCCAGCCAGGCTTGAACCGCGCCCCGGGGGGCCAATAGGATCGCCCCCACGTGCCGACCCGCCAGGCCAGCCGCCAGCTCGACCTCTTCGACGCCCGCCAGCTCGCCCGCGAGGCGCGGCTCCTGGTGGCGCGCCGGGTGGCCGACGAGATCGCCCTCCACCTGGGCGAGCGGGTGCGGCTCACGGTGCACGACAACCGCTCCACCATGGTCTCCTTCCGGCGGGCCGGCGGCGGGGTCCACTACCGGGTGCACCACATGTTCCTGGAGGCGCCGGCCGCGGTGGTCCAGGCCCTGGCCCACTTCGCCGGCCCGCCGGCCGTCGCCCCGGGCGCGCCGCCCGCCGCCGGGGCCGGGCGCCGCGGGGGGCGCGGCGCGGCGGCGCGGCGGCGCGAGGCCGGACGCCACATCGACGCCTTCGTGCGGGCCCGGCGCGACCGCATCGGCGCGCCGCGGGTGGGCCGGCTGCAGCCGCGCGGGCGGGCCCACGACCTGCAGGCCATCTTCGACCGGCTCAACGCCGCCGAGTTCGACGGCGCCATAGAGGCCCGCATCGGCTGGGGGGCGGTGCGGACCGGCCGGCGGCGCCGCACCGTCAAGACCGGCGTCTACCTGCACGACGCCCGCGTCATCCGCATCCACCCCACGCTGGACCGGCCGGAGGTGCCCGAGTTCTACGTGGCGGCGGTGGTCTTCCACGAGATGCTCCACCAGGCGGTGCCGGCGCGCGAGGTGGGCGGCCGGCGGGTGGTGCACGGCCGCGAGTTCAAGGCGCGCGAGCGCGCCTACGTCGATCACCAGCGGGCCCACGCCTGGGAGGTGCGCCACCTCGGGCTGCTCCTCTCCTCGCCCGACGCGTGAGCCGCCCGCTCCGGGCGCCTGGGGTGCGGCGCCCGCCCCGGCCCTGTGACATCATCCGGCCACATGCCCCGGCCCACCCCGCGCCACGCCTCCTCCCGGCCCGCCCCGGCCGGCCGCCTCGCGGCGCTGGCGCTGCTGCTCGGGCTGGCCGGGCCGGCCGCGGGCTGCCTGACGGCGCGCGGCACCCCCGACGAGCCGGTGGTGATCTCCTTCCACCTGGAGGGCGTCGAGGCGGTGGACGCGGGCCACCTGCGCAACCGGCTGGCCACCCAGCCCTCCGGCCGCTACCGCTGGAGCGACGCCTGGCGGCTCGACCCGGACGCCCTGGCCACCGACCGCAAGCGGGTGGAGGCCTACTACCGCGAGCGCGGCTACTACCAGGCCAAGGTGGAGAAGGTGGACGTGATGCCGGCCGGCGAGGGGCGCGTCCGCATCGGCATGCGCATCGTCGAGGGGCCGCCGGTCAAGGTGGTCCGGCTCACCGTCACCGGCCTCGACGAGGCGCCCGAGGCCAGGAAGAAGGCCGGCCGGCTGGCCCTGCGCGAGGGGCAGGTCTTCACCGAGGCGGCCTACGACGCGGCGCGCGCCGAGCTGGTGGGCGCGCTCTCGTCCACCGGCTACGCCGTCGCCACCGTGTCGCAGCAGGCGCGGGTGCTGCCGGAGGAGGGGACCGCCGAGGTCCGCTACGACGTCCTGCCGGGCCCGCGCTTCCGCTTCGGCCGCGTCTTCGTGGCCGGCACCGCGGCGGTGCCGCGCCACCGCATCGCCGACCAGGCCGGCATCGAGATCCGGCAGGGCGACTGGTACGACGAGGCCCGCCTGGCGCGCGTCCAGACCCGGGTCTTCGACCTGGGCGTCTTCGCCGGGGTGCGGGTGAGCCGCGGCACGCCCGACCCGGAGACGCGCACCGTGCCGGTGGTGGTGGCGGTGCGCGAGGCCCCCTTCCGGACCGTGCGCGTCGGGCCCGGCCTCGGGTTCCAGGTGACCCGCTGGGAGGCGCAGGGCCTGGCCTCCTGGACCGATCGCAACTACTTCGGCGAGCTGCGCCGGGTGCAGGTGGACCTTCGGGCCGGCTACGCCTGGATCCCCAGCCCGTTCCAGCGCAAGCGCGAGGGGGTGGTGGGGCTGCTCGGCCTGGAGTTCTCGCAGCCCGGCGCCCTGACCCGCCGGGTGGACGCCTCGGTGCGTGTGGAGCTGGAGAAGAGCCTGGAGGAGGCCTACGGCTTCTACTCGGAGCGGCTGCGGCTGAGCACGCCCATCCGGGTGGCACCGCGCTGGAGCTTCGTGCCGAGCTACAACCTCGAGGTCTACCAGCTGCAGGACCTGGTGCTCGACGCGGGGGCGCCGCCGGTGCAGTTCCGGAACTGCCCCGGCGACGTCTGCCTGCTCTCCTACCTGGAGCAGCGGCTCTCCTACGACCGGCGCGACGACCCCATCACGACCACCCGGGGCTTCTACGCCGCCATCTCGGTGCAGGAGGGGTTCCACCTGGCGGGCGCCGGCTACACCTACCTGCGGTTCCTGCCCGAGGTGCGCGGCTACCTGCCGCTGGGCCAGAGCACCGTGCTGGCGGCGCGGGTCCGGGTCGGCGCGCTCATCCCCCTCGGTGAGCCGGAGGCGGCGCCGGTGGTGGCGCTCTTCACCTCCGGCGGGCCGCTCAACATGCGCGGCTACGGCACCCAGCGGCTCTCGCCCATGACCTACCAGGACTCGCTGTGGGTCCCCACCGGGGGCAACGGCCTGCTCGACGGCTCGCTGGAGCTGCGCACCCCCATCTCGGGCAACCTGGGCGGCGCCCTCT is a window from the Anaeromyxobacter sp. genome containing:
- a CDS encoding ROK family protein — protein: MTARLRLGVDLGGTNARAALVDQATGEVVASHKLRHQEREPAAVARTVAAAVAEAARQAGVAVAALGGAGVGVAGQCLGSTGVVLNAPNLGWREVAFGALLAAELRLPVRIANDLSVAAWGERAFGAARGVDDAVLAFVGSGVGAGLILGGRLHDGASGVAGELGHIKVAPRGAAPRQCGCGEWGCLEAYVGGMNLAARVREDLAEGKGAAVLAAAGGDPSKVSASAVEAAYTGGDPYARELWSEAGELLGTALANLCTLLNPARLVLGGGVLLGCPHLLRISHAHLHDRTLRAARGALVVVPAGLGDDAGVVGAALLGPGVC
- a CDS encoding DUF814 domain-containing protein, with the protein product MSLSTDELDLLLSELAPLCGARVDAVRCHAERALTLELHGRGREALLLLSAEADATRLHVATARPPQPETPFGWQGLLRRELEGARLAGLARWPGDRVVALTFERAAGPAVLVAELTGRHGNLFLLDAEGTIRASAGRNLSTRRELVPGKRYVAPEHPSPRPSPQGGEGGVASSPRPQRFADELAVPSPRPSPRGGEGEGAPFPLSAAVERHYLAQEEARALAEARKRLREPARAALARGRRALEKLADEAARVPAAEGDRRLGDLLKAHLHAVKRGQHEVEVTEWTEEGPRQVVVPLDPALGPKENLERLYRRFRRITESAARVQARLAEVQARDAALVALLAAVDAASVDALPRLERQARAMGAGPRPAPRPRRRDDQPAPPYRAFRSAAGLPILVGRGAAENDQLTRRVARGNDLWLHARGLAGAHVVVRLGKAAPDQETFLDAAHLAVHFSDGRGEPQVEVAATRVKHVKKARGAAPGAVTYSQERVVLLRLEPARLARLLAEEEASQA
- a CDS encoding BamA/TamA family outer membrane protein: MPRPTPRHASSRPAPAGRLAALALLLGLAGPAAGCLTARGTPDEPVVISFHLEGVEAVDAGHLRNRLATQPSGRYRWSDAWRLDPDALATDRKRVEAYYRERGYYQAKVEKVDVMPAGEGRVRIGMRIVEGPPVKVVRLTVTGLDEAPEARKKAGRLALREGQVFTEAAYDAARAELVGALSSTGYAVATVSQQARVLPEEGTAEVRYDVLPGPRFRFGRVFVAGTAAVPRHRIADQAGIEIRQGDWYDEARLARVQTRVFDLGVFAGVRVSRGTPDPETRTVPVVVAVREAPFRTVRVGPGLGFQVTRWEAQGLASWTDRNYFGELRRVQVDLRAGYAWIPSPFQRKREGVVGLLGLEFSQPGALTRRVDASVRVELEKSLEEAYGFYSERLRLSTPIRVAPRWSFVPSYNLEVYQLQDLVLDAGAPPVQFRNCPGDVCLLSYLEQRLSYDRRDDPITTTRGFYAAISVQEGFHLAGAGYTYLRFLPEVRGYLPLGQSTVLAARVRVGALIPLGEPEAAPVVALFTSGGPLNMRGYGTQRLSPMTYQDSLWVPTGGNGLLDGSLELRTPISGNLGGALFVDAGNVSGASALPTEYQRALDVSQLQLAGGLGIRYATPFGPLRVDVAMRVPTDWSAGVPFAHRFPTVPGGSGHREPIAALHLSLGEAF